One Campylobacter sputorum genomic window, CTTCTTAAAACTTTTGATGCTCTTTCGCTTGCAAGATCAATGGCTGCGTATAAATCTTTATCTTTTTGAGATATAACGATAGTATCTTTCCTTGCTAAATTTATGGCAAAATCTACATTAAACCCTTTTTTGTTTTTCTTTTCATCTGCGGAAATCACACATCTTATTGAGATAATATCAAGATTATATTTTTCTAAAGACTCAAATGCATTTTCTATATAGTCTTTTATGGGTTTTGTAAGTTCAAACTGTCTTCCTACTATGCTTATATTCATAGTTATACTCCTTTAAATTTGATATATTTGATTATATCATAAATTTGACAAAAATTATGGAGTATTTCTGTTAATTGGCTCTAGTTTGATACCTGTATCTGTAAAATTTAGTGGCTGAGTAATCCTTCTGTGAAATCTTATTGGTTCACTTGTTATATTTTCTGTAGTTTCTACTATAACATCAATGATAGCAACTTGGTATTTGCTTATTAAATTATTATTATAAAATATATTTATATCTCCATTGTATGCTATTTCGCATTCTTTTGGAAGTTTATTTCCTATATATCTTATACTTACATTTATATTATATTGCGGTTGTTTGTCATCTGGATATTTTGAGGTTATTGTATTTATGCAATTTTGATTAAAATCATGAGCTTGTAATGCCAAGACAGTATGTTCTGCGGCACTTATGGCTAAAAGTTCAGCTTCTTCTCTTAGGTAAATATCTGAGCTATTTTTTACGCTACTTGTTGCTATGGATAAACTAAGTATTCCTATAGTTGCTATTAATACAACAAAAATTACAGCTGTAATAAGTGCAAAACCTTTTTTCATTAATAAACCGCCTTTGTTTTACAAACTGCAAAGTCTATCTCATCTGTATCAAGAGTTCTCATACATAATTTCATAACTATAACTCCACTTTGTGTTTGTGTAAATCTAAATAGACTAACATCTTGTGCTAATAAAGCTTTTTTTCCATTTGTATAATTTTGACCTTCCCAAGGCTGATAACCATAGTAAAGATATAAATCAAAAATATTTTCATCATAATTTTCTCTTGATTGTTTATCTTTTTCTTTTTTGTAAATTCCATCCTTTTTCTTGTTTTCTGGAACTACTGCATAAGCTGTATTTAAAAGATAGTATATATCGCTTACTTCTTGCATGTTACCTGGAATTTTTATAGTGATATTGTTATCATTTTTTATCTCTCCTGAGGCTATTTTATTATGAGAATTATTTATATATCCAAAATCTTTTTTGATATCAGATTTTTGATTTATTATAAAAAATATACCAAATTTATCAGAATACACATTTTTTAAAGTATTTTTAAAAGTTTCATCAAATTTAGAACCAGGAGATGTGAAAGTTGTCTCATTTGTAGAAGTTGGTTTGGTGAAATTTAAATCAGCAATGCCACTCCAGCCAACTTTATTGTCTTTTTGATCTGTTAAAATTTGCGTTTCGTATGATTTACTTATCCACTCTAGTGCGTATTTTTTATCATCTTCTGGTCTATCATCTTTTATAGATAGTATTATATCTGTAAATTTGTCATTATTTGAGTCAACAAGTCTTGCTATTTCAGATCCTTTTAGTCTATGGCTTAGTCTTTTTGAGATTTGCTCTAAAGATATATCTGTTTTATACTCAAGCTCATTTATAGAGCGAGTGTGTATATAGTTTTTATATACATTTGCTAGTAAATCTGAGCTAATTAAAGCTAAAATCGCCATTATAACTATTACAAATATAACTTCTACTAAAGTAAATGCTTTTTTCATATGTTAATTTATCTCTCTTGTTATGATATGAGATGGTGCGACATTTGAACTATAAGCTCTTAGGATTATCTTCTTATTATCATCTGTGCATTTATCTGTTTTTTCATTTTCTATGAAACAAGTGTGAAGTTCTATCATTTTTATATTTGTGGTATTTGTAGTATTTTGATTAGATGTAAAGTTAAATTTAATATCTGTGCCATCTATATAACTACCAGTTTGTAATTTATCATCTATATAGCTAACATTAAATTTAGTTTTTATAGGAACTATCATATCTCTAATGCCTCTTTTGTTGGTTGGACTTTCTATATTTAAATTTGTTGTGTATTCATGAAGATGATTTAAGCCATCTAAGTCATTATTTTTTAATGGCTTACTTGCTTGTTTGTTTATGTAAACATTAGTCGGGAAATTTTGTCTAGTTTTGTTATTTTCGTAATCTTGCGTAGAATTACCATTTTCTTCTATAGCATTTTTTAAACCATCTGTTTGGCTATTTGTTAATGTAACTCTGGGAAATACATCTGTTTCGTCCATTGAGTTGCTATCCCATGGCATAGAAAACATTAAATGCATTTGCATTTTAGATGAAAGTATGGCTTCTTGTTTTAATGCATGTAAATTTGAAATGGTGCTTTGAGAGATTATAGTTGGAATAGCAACCATACTTAATCCCATTATAACTACAGCCAAAACAACTTCTATTATAGAAAAAGCTCTTTTCATTACCAAAATATCCTATTTGAGTTTTTATTTAAATTTTTATCAAACTTATTGTCTTTATCTGTTCCTAAGACTTTACCGACATTATTTTTACTTTCATCGCTTTCAGCAGAACCAACAGAACCATCTCCAAACCATAAGTTTTCATTGTCTTTTATAAACTCAACACCGAATGTGTTTTGATATTTAAGATATGTTGGTGTTATAAATGTTATTGTATCACTATCTACATTTTTATCATCTGGAGCCTTAATATTTATATTTTGTGCGTATTTATCTAACGAGCTTGTAGTTGTTGTGCTGCCTTCTTTTGAGGTAAAATTATAAATATCACCAGTTGTTGTTACGGTTGGTGTATAATCAGGCGTTTTATACCAATGTGGTATTAGCACCATGTTATTATGGCTTGTATTTATATCAAATATATCACAATTTTTAGTGCAATATGCTGTATAATCTATGATGTGTTTTATACCGTCTCGTGACCCTTTTGCATCTTTTGCATAAGCACTTCCATAGTAAAACAATGCACTCTCATTATCGTCGTGGTCATAATAATGAATATTAATTTTTGTAGGGATATTAAAAGGATCTTCTACATTTTTATCTTTAATTTCTAATCTATTTTCATCAGATACAAGCCAAAGTGAATTTGGTATAAAATCTCTTATAAAAATTTTTGTAGGATTCATAGGGGTTTCGTTTCTTTCTATGTTAAATCCTATCATAACTGAAGTTGCTCCAGTTCTTTTAAGAGGTTGTTTTTTGTAATCTTTGTCTATAAATTCAATGTTATCATTAAAGAAATTTTTACTTATTTGTACTAAAGTGCTTTTATCATCAAATTTATCATTGGTTTTGTCTGCAAAAGTGAAAGAATCCCACTCTTCTACATCGCCTCTTTTTACTTTTTTTGTTTTATATGAATTTCTATCGGTATTAAAATTTTCCTTTTCATCTCTATTTATATCTGTATCAGTTGTATATGGCGAGATGATTTTTATGAAACATTGTTCTGTTTCGTTTGTGTCTTTACAAAAATTTTGTGAGCTTTTTTGATTATAAAAGCCAGCCACATTAAAAGAAATTTTATCAGTATCTAGGGAATTTTGTTTATCTAAAGATATACTTTCTTTTTTTAGTATATCTTTTATATCTTCGGATAGTAAATTTTCTTCTTTATATTTAATGTATTTTCTAAATTCATCTTTTTGATTTATATTTTTTTCTAAATGAGCATTTTCTTTGTAATTATCAGAAGTTGTGTTAAATGCTGTTATGGCATTTTTCATTAGAGATGTTTCTTTTGAAGAAAGTGTTTTTACATCATTATTTTGGATATTTTCTTTATATTTAAAGTTTCTATCCCCAATATAGCTTAAATTTAAAATTATATCTTTTGCATAGCAACTATTTGTAAAATTAGGATAAGAATTTCCGTTTTCATCAGATGCTGCTATGATTAGCTGAAGTTTTGCACTCATTTGATTTTCTATATCTAATTTATTTTTATCATTATTATATGTTTTATTTACATCTTGCATTAAGTCATTATAGTATGTAAAACCACCTTTTAATGGCTCTTTGTTTATATTGCTTTGATTTAAAATTCTAGTTACATATATATCAAAATTGTTTGGAATAAATTCAATGTATTTTGGATTTAATGCTTGTATGCTACAATCTACAAGCTCATCTGCAAATTCATTATTTATCACAAAATCTTTAGATGCATCTTGACTATCTATGTCTGGTCTGCATTGATAACCATAATTTTTTAAGTTTTGAGACAAGGCTATTTTTTCTTCAGCGGTTAATTTGTTTTTATTGTTATTGTAAATATCTATGAAATTTATGGCTGTCCAGTATGGATCTTTGAATAAATTTTCAAATTTCATAACATTGTCATATTTAAGGTATAAATCTTTACTATCATTTATCAATATCCCATTTATTTTTAAATTTTCTTTTACACTGTCTGTTTGATTTTGATATTTTATTTGACTATCTCTAAAAGTTATTCTTAGAATATCGGGATTAATAGTGCTATTTTTTCCTAAAGATAAATTTTCATCATTTTCGCAATTCATATAGTTGTTTGTTATAGCCCTTAAAAGTGTGAAGTTATAAACTGGATCTGTTTTTTGTGTGGCTTCTATGAGATTATAATAGTTTGTATTTTTCGAATTTGCTAATGTGTATGTATATTTGTAGTCTTTCTTATTTGATATATTTAAAACCATAGGTGTGGCATTTACTTTATAAATACTGCTGGAATTTAGTATAGTTGTACTATCTAATATGCTTATATTTGCATCGTTTATAAAAAATTTAATAGGCATATTTATTTTATTATTGTCATCTGTTTTTATTAGTTCTTTCGTGTAGTCTTTCTTTGGTTTTATTTCTAGTTTTGGTGTTCTTTGTGGAAAATTTGCATAATCTATCTCTTCAAAAGTCATATAAAATCCAGCCGGTTTTATGGCAAATGGATTGTTTGAGCTTTTTATACCTTTTAAAATATCTTCTGATTTTATAGATAAATCGTAAGCGTTAAAATACATATGACTTGTTATGTTGTTAGATGTAAAATTCTTATGCAAAACAAAGCAAGCTGCAGTAACATCATTTGGATCTGTTGTTAGCTCCAAGTTATCTTTGCCATCAGAATATACTAATTCTTCTTTTTCAACATTATTTATTGGAAAGTTTCCTGTTGTAAGATTTTGCTCATTAGAATATAGATTATTTAAATCATCTTCGTTAAATTTATTGTCTAGTTTATATTTAAGAAGTTCTTTATCATCTATTTTGCTGTAAGTTACATATACATTTTGTGGTTGAGTAGATGGATATGCATTTCCTTCTTCTACTTTTGCGCCTATTACGCAGTATTCATATCCAATTTTATTACTATTTTTTTCATAAGGTTGAAGTGGTGCACCACCTGCTATTTTTGTTCTAAGGGGGCTATTATAAAGCCAGTTAAAGTCGTATTTTGCCTTATTTGCTTTGTGGGCTTGGGCAAATTGTCTTTCTACAACTTTTAGCGTATATGTCTCTTGCTTTGAGAAGGAGCAATCGGTTGATTTTATGCTTACATTTGCAATTTGATGAAC contains:
- the hpf gene encoding ribosome hibernation-promoting factor, HPF/YfiA family; translation: MNISIVGRQFELTKPIKDYIENAFESLEKYNLDIISIRCVISADEKKNKKGFNVDFAINLARKDTIVISQKDKDLYAAIDLASERASKVLRREHDKMTTHKNKDDQKASITQASEEKIEDTDEIVPMDLELYKPLEIEEALEKLKNSTDQFFVFNDMDAKLRVMYKRKDGKFGLY
- a CDS encoding type II secretion system protein; translation: MKRAFSIIEVVLAVVIMGLSMVAIPTIISQSTISNLHALKQEAILSSKMQMHLMFSMPWDSNSMDETDVFPRVTLTNSQTDGLKNAIEENGNSTQDYENNKTRQNFPTNVYINKQASKPLKNNDLDGLNHLHEYTTNLNIESPTNKRGIRDMIVPIKTKFNVSYIDDKLQTGSYIDGTDIKFNFTSNQNTTNTTNIKMIELHTCFIENEKTDKCTDDNKKIILRAYSSNVAPSHIITREIN
- a CDS encoding prepilin-type N-terminal cleavage/methylation domain-containing protein; this translates as MKKAFTLVEVIFVIVIMAILALISSDLLANVYKNYIHTRSINELEYKTDISLEQISKRLSHRLKGSEIARLVDSNNDKFTDIILSIKDDRPEDDKKYALEWISKSYETQILTDQKDNKVGWSGIADLNFTKPTSTNETTFTSPGSKFDETFKNTLKNVYSDKFGIFFIINQKSDIKKDFGYINNSHNKIASGEIKNDNNITIKIPGNMQEVSDIYYLLNTAYAVVPENKKKDGIYKKEKDKQSRENYDENIFDLYLYYGYQPWEGQNYTNGKKALLAQDVSLFRFTQTQSGVIVMKLCMRTLDTDEIDFAVCKTKAVY
- a CDS encoding Calx-beta domain-containing protein, with amino-acid sequence MHKIIFFLMLFLTSINSFAIGLKGIYYTNDPYCADRKEFTRRIDPTIDFFWNIKPACAPFDSIGSTNAAKRNDSWGIVWSGYINIPKNKQLIINRGTVTTRVAVDENTKFDTNSNGCGHPLDNSKTWSYNSAWDPNTKNGVKLDKLIPGLHKIKIYTYVGVPDCNKRYFSLMFKDIDPNVPIEPVPTENLFPYKMAEVSFEKNFYSLNEPNTGNKIIEIPINLSTQLKDDITIKFNTQDETATNNIDYKILNDTITIPTNETKAILKVEILKNYKNTNTRKTFNVQISQITPSKSTESITGEEIGEILKQPYDSTKIEIISKIMTGECLQENPQDKSPAGFGWKRISAYTSSGKYSGYNDYDAEADYRNIKIDWNTEARNNGTKRLTIHHGAPSKIGGIANINLGEDGKGINISKNKTVIEFDYYAWGGEKEPYSPYIGEIIRNKVSINTETKKDGGLGMAVVLYDASIDEPRLAEADSIDILPGLGYLSKNTKFTNGLLAIGIHQAQDFAQNANGLNGGQNNLSNSITIRGSVDKNAPFIISKQTDKLGDGNPKTDDYHAGRFKITLDSTTGNTLISVSRDDKIIIDKQDITSYFPKSGKFKVAFAASTKRTGYSNVHQIANVSIKSTDCSFSKQETYTLKVVERQFAQAHKANKAKYDFNWLYNSPLRTKIAGGAPLQPYEKNSNKIGYEYCVIGAKVEEGNAYPSTQPQNVYVTYSKIDDKELLKYKLDNKFNEDDLNNLYSNEQNLTTGNFPINNVEKEELVYSDGKDNLELTTDPNDVTAACFVLHKNFTSNNITSHMYFNAYDLSIKSEDILKGIKSSNNPFAIKPAGFYMTFEEIDYANFPQRTPKLEIKPKKDYTKELIKTDDNNKINMPIKFFINDANISILDSTTILNSSSIYKVNATPMVLNISNKKDYKYTYTLANSKNTNYYNLIEATQKTDPVYNFTLLRAITNNYMNCENDENLSLGKNSTINPDILRITFRDSQIKYQNQTDSVKENLKINGILINDSKDLYLKYDNVMKFENLFKDPYWTAINFIDIYNNNKNKLTAEEKIALSQNLKNYGYQCRPDIDSQDASKDFVINNEFADELVDCSIQALNPKYIEFIPNNFDIYVTRILNQSNINKEPLKGGFTYYNDLMQDVNKTYNNDKNKLDIENQMSAKLQLIIAASDENGNSYPNFTNSCYAKDIILNLSYIGDRNFKYKENIQNNDVKTLSSKETSLMKNAITAFNTTSDNYKENAHLEKNINQKDEFRKYIKYKEENLLSEDIKDILKKESISLDKQNSLDTDKISFNVAGFYNQKSSQNFCKDTNETEQCFIKIISPYTTDTDINRDEKENFNTDRNSYKTKKVKRGDVEEWDSFTFADKTNDKFDDKSTLVQISKNFFNDNIEFIDKDYKKQPLKRTGATSVMIGFNIERNETPMNPTKIFIRDFIPNSLWLVSDENRLEIKDKNVEDPFNIPTKINIHYYDHDDNESALFYYGSAYAKDAKGSRDGIKHIIDYTAYCTKNCDIFDINTSHNNMVLIPHWYKTPDYTPTVTTTGDIYNFTSKEGSTTTTSSLDKYAQNINIKAPDDKNVDSDTITFITPTYLKYQNTFGVEFIKDNENLWFGDGSVGSAESDESKNNVGKVLGTDKDNKFDKNLNKNSNRIFW